The Haloferax sp. Atlit-12N genome window below encodes:
- a CDS encoding AroM family protein, with protein MSTLGLVTIGQAPRTDVTPDIAAALPPEVDIVEVGALDQFDSAAEVEAAVGPREGKAVYVSRLTDGTPVTVDRESVVGLLGERIRDLESEVTAIGVLCTGHFPSFDVSVPVFEPSDLLSAWVSTILDGGTLGVIMPKEEQEAMTFEKWADYDLVTAAGSPYAEEDEVSAAAAEIGTDADLIVMDCMGYTPEMKATVRESTDTSVLLGRSVLAKTAEEVL; from the coding sequence ATGTCCACGCTCGGACTCGTGACCATCGGGCAGGCACCCCGGACCGACGTGACGCCCGACATCGCGGCAGCCCTCCCGCCGGAGGTGGACATCGTCGAGGTCGGCGCGCTCGACCAGTTCGACTCGGCGGCCGAGGTCGAAGCCGCGGTCGGCCCGCGAGAGGGAAAGGCGGTGTACGTCTCGCGACTCACCGACGGGACGCCCGTCACCGTCGACCGCGAGTCGGTCGTCGGACTCCTCGGAGAGCGCATCCGCGACCTCGAATCTGAGGTCACGGCAATCGGCGTCCTCTGTACGGGTCACTTCCCGTCGTTCGACGTCAGCGTCCCCGTCTTCGAGCCGAGCGACCTGCTTTCGGCGTGGGTCTCGACCATCCTCGACGGGGGGACCCTCGGCGTCATCATGCCCAAGGAAGAACAGGAGGCCATGACGTTCGAGAAGTGGGCCGACTACGACCTCGTCACCGCCGCCGGGTCGCCGTACGCCGAGGAAGACGAGGTGTCGGCCGCGGCGGCCGAAATCGGCACCGACGCCGACCTCATCGTGATGGACTGCATGGGCTACACGCCCGAGATGAAGGCGACCGTCCGCGAGAGTACGGACACGAGCGTCCTGCTCGGGCGGTCGGTGCTGGCGAAGACCGCAGAGGAGGTGCTCTGA
- a CDS encoding DUF1177 domain-containing protein, with amino-acid sequence MFDKIQQAYDILSRPDADGELVRDALETYGLDTEVTTISTDEGSTDFVKTVVPGRDPDAPTLGVVGRLGGVAARPAELGPVSDADGAIVALAVALHLGEMRARGDVLAGDVRIATHVCPDAPTSPHDPVPFMGSPVDTRTMNEHEVDEEMDAVVSVDATKGNRVHCERGFAITPTVKEGWVLKVSDSLLDIQERATGRPPSTLTLTMQDITPYGNDVHHINSILQPATATDAPVVGVATTSVSPVPGCGTGANYLTDLLDATGFVVETAKDFTRGRASFYDEAEYDRLTSLYGSMGRLQTLGEGV; translated from the coding sequence ATGTTCGACAAGATTCAGCAAGCCTACGACATCCTCAGCCGTCCCGACGCGGACGGCGAACTGGTACGCGACGCGCTCGAAACGTACGGTCTCGACACGGAAGTGACGACCATCTCGACCGACGAGGGGTCGACCGACTTCGTCAAGACGGTCGTCCCCGGCCGCGACCCGGACGCGCCGACGCTCGGCGTCGTCGGTCGCCTCGGCGGGGTCGCCGCGCGGCCGGCCGAACTCGGCCCGGTCTCAGACGCCGACGGGGCCATCGTGGCTCTCGCGGTCGCGCTCCACCTCGGCGAGATGCGCGCCCGCGGCGACGTGCTCGCCGGCGACGTTCGCATCGCCACGCACGTCTGTCCCGACGCGCCGACCTCCCCCCACGACCCGGTGCCCTTCATGGGAAGTCCGGTCGATACACGCACCATGAACGAACACGAGGTGGACGAGGAGATGGACGCGGTCGTCTCCGTCGACGCCACGAAGGGCAACCGCGTCCACTGCGAGCGCGGCTTCGCCATCACGCCGACCGTCAAGGAGGGGTGGGTGCTGAAGGTGAGCGACAGCCTCCTCGACATCCAAGAGCGGGCGACCGGCCGCCCGCCGAGCACGCTCACGCTCACGATGCAGGACATCACCCCCTACGGCAACGACGTGCACCACATCAACAGCATCCTCCAGCCGGCGACGGCGACCGACGCGCCCGTCGTGGGCGTGGCGACGACGAGCGTCTCGCCCGTTCCCGGCTGTGGGACCGGCGCGAACTACCTCACCGACCTGCTCGACGCGACCGGGTTCGTCGTCGAGACGGCCAAGGACTTCACCCGCGGCCGCGCGTCGTTCTACGACGAGGCCGAGTACGACCGCCTCACGTCGCTGTACGGCTCGATGGGCCGCCTCCAGACCCTCGGCGAGGGCGTCTGA
- a CDS encoding DUF917 family protein, whose protein sequence is MTTDDTRTQTDGTQSTPRDDAQPAPTDGEGTITAEWVEDVAVGGAVLGGGGGGSLAKGIEFGELAVEYGRPTIVSVADLDPSDVVLTVSGVGAPAATESHVDPADYVRAVELLVDRLAADGTTVGALMTNEMGGFATVNGLLQSAVTGLPLVDAACNGRAHPTGPMGSIGLSQDSESVQAAVGGVPGTASRLETVVEAELGTAASLVRHAAEDAGGLVAVARNPVTARYAEAHAALDTYDQAEAVGRAVRLADDGRDAAERVADAVGGEVSLVGPVESFALETTGGFDVGEVEIEGRELTFWNEYMTLELDGERLATFPDLITTLDAETGMPVSTAELTEGRSVAVVTAPATNLSLGAGMADPALFDPVEQAVGKAVKSHVFN, encoded by the coding sequence ATGACGACAGACGACACGCGGACACAGACGGACGGAACGCAGAGCACGCCAAGAGACGACGCACAGCCCGCGCCGACCGACGGCGAGGGGACGATAACGGCCGAATGGGTCGAAGACGTCGCGGTCGGCGGCGCGGTCCTCGGCGGCGGGGGCGGCGGCTCGCTGGCCAAGGGCATCGAGTTCGGCGAACTCGCCGTCGAGTACGGCCGGCCGACAATCGTCTCGGTCGCCGACCTCGACCCGTCGGACGTGGTGTTGACCGTCAGCGGCGTGGGCGCGCCCGCCGCGACCGAGAGCCACGTCGACCCCGCGGACTACGTGCGCGCGGTGGAACTACTGGTGGACAGACTCGCGGCCGACGGGACGACCGTCGGCGCGCTGATGACAAACGAGATGGGCGGGTTCGCAACCGTCAACGGCCTGCTCCAGTCCGCCGTGACGGGCCTCCCGCTCGTCGATGCGGCCTGCAACGGGCGGGCGCACCCGACCGGGCCGATGGGCTCTATCGGGTTGTCGCAGGACTCCGAGTCGGTGCAGGCGGCAGTCGGCGGCGTACCGGGAACCGCCAGCCGACTGGAGACGGTCGTCGAGGCGGAACTCGGGACGGCGGCGTCGCTCGTCCGGCACGCGGCAGAAGACGCCGGCGGCCTCGTCGCCGTCGCCCGCAACCCGGTCACGGCGCGCTACGCCGAGGCGCACGCGGCGCTCGACACCTACGACCAGGCCGAGGCGGTCGGTCGCGCGGTCAGACTCGCGGACGACGGTCGCGACGCCGCCGAACGCGTCGCCGACGCCGTCGGCGGCGAGGTCTCGCTCGTCGGTCCCGTCGAGTCGTTCGCACTCGAGACGACCGGCGGCTTCGACGTGGGCGAGGTCGAAATCGAGGGGCGCGAACTCACCTTCTGGAACGAGTACATGACGCTCGAACTCGACGGCGAGCGCCTCGCGACGTTCCCGGACCTCATCACGACGCTCGACGCCGAGACGGGGATGCCCGTCTCGACGGCGGAACTCACGGAGGGTCGGTCGGTGGCGGTCGTCACCGCGCCCGCGACGAACCTCTCTCTGGGCGCGGGGATGGCCGACCCGGCGCTCTTCGACCCGGTGGAACAGGCGGTCGGAAAAGCGGTCAAATCACACGTATTCAACTAA
- a CDS encoding ABC transporter ATP-binding protein: MNDSAYTTESTAAAQRDRDLDDPMVTVENLKKHFPLFEGIFQKKAGEVRAVDGVSFSIAEGETFGLVGESGSGKTTTGRSMLRLTEPTSGRVEIDGQNVVDLSDGELKRFRRNMQIVHQDPASSLNPRHRVKSIIEAPLKIHDYGDSEARLERVEELLDMVDLPREFMYRYPGQLSGGQKQRVGIARAVALNPKFVVLDEPTSALDVSVQARIINILEEIQEEFGITYLFITHDLSLLKNVADRIGVMYLGRLVEVGDVDSVFGSPQHPYSRALLSAISTISEEDELAKPDRITLDGEVPDPREKPSGCAFRSRCAHEFDACAVEEPELYERGPDQVARCFLHDDRFEEGAEWE; this comes from the coding sequence ATGAACGACTCAGCGTACACGACCGAATCGACGGCGGCGGCACAGCGCGACCGGGACCTCGACGACCCGATGGTCACGGTCGAGAACCTCAAGAAACACTTCCCGCTGTTCGAGGGCATCTTCCAGAAGAAAGCGGGCGAGGTCCGCGCCGTCGACGGCGTGAGCTTCTCCATCGCGGAGGGCGAGACGTTCGGCCTCGTCGGCGAGTCGGGGTCCGGCAAGACGACGACCGGCCGGTCGATGCTCCGCCTGACGGAGCCGACGAGCGGGCGGGTCGAAATCGACGGCCAGAACGTCGTCGACCTCTCCGACGGTGAGCTCAAGCGATTCCGCCGGAACATGCAAATCGTCCACCAGGACCCGGCGTCGAGCCTCAACCCGCGGCACCGCGTCAAGTCGATTATCGAGGCCCCCCTGAAGATTCACGACTACGGCGACTCCGAGGCCCGACTCGAACGGGTCGAGGAACTGTTGGACATGGTGGACCTCCCGCGGGAGTTCATGTATCGCTACCCCGGACAGCTCTCGGGGGGCCAGAAACAGCGCGTCGGCATCGCCCGCGCCGTGGCGCTCAATCCGAAGTTCGTCGTCCTCGACGAGCCGACGAGCGCGCTCGACGTGAGCGTGCAGGCCCGCATCATCAACATCCTCGAGGAGATACAGGAGGAGTTCGGCATCACCTACCTGTTCATCACGCACGACCTATCGCTCCTGAAGAACGTCGCCGACCGAATCGGCGTCATGTACCTCGGTCGGCTCGTGGAGGTCGGCGACGTGGACTCGGTGTTCGGGTCGCCGCAACACCCCTACAGCCGGGCGCTCCTCTCCGCCATCTCGACCATCAGCGAGGAGGACGAACTGGCGAAACCCGACCGAATCACGCTCGACGGCGAGGTGCCGGACCCGCGGGAGAAGCCCAGCGGCTGTGCCTTCCGGTCGCGGTGTGCCCACGAGTTCGACGCCTGTGCGGTCGAGGAACCCGAACTGTACGAGCGCGGGCCGGACCAGGTCGCGCGGTGTTTCCTCCACGACGACCGGTTCGAGGAGGGGGCAGAGTGGGAATGA
- a CDS encoding ABC transporter ATP-binding protein yields MADPILEVKNLHVHFETHDGTAEVINGIDFAIDRGETAALVGETGCGKSVTVKSIMGLLPSATIPEGEIRYKGEDVLSLSDAERHSRRGKEMSMIMQDPMTSLNPVLTVGEQMMDVLKWQGRPRLSLSKLVRDALSTGAKAEHRKRAIEMLGEVEISAPERVFESYPVELSGGMRQRVLIAIALLSEPDLLIADEPGTALDVTTEAKVLDLLDELVEERDTSVLYITHDLGVAREVSDRINVMYAGEIVEQAPTADLFANPQHPYTRGLLESIPTLSTGIGDGIEGHLPDYTNPPAGCRFADRCPHAEAACHEAYPYPRQTGADHATACHLFDGLPARERHESLAAERVDIGTAPWLSAGGDTHSGDAPGDISADGGTDQ; encoded by the coding sequence ATGGCAGACCCCATCTTAGAGGTGAAGAATCTCCACGTCCACTTCGAGACCCACGACGGGACGGCCGAAGTGATAAACGGCATCGACTTCGCCATCGACCGCGGCGAGACCGCGGCGCTCGTCGGCGAGACGGGCTGTGGAAAGAGCGTCACCGTGAAGTCCATCATGGGACTGCTCCCCTCGGCGACCATCCCCGAGGGCGAGATTCGCTACAAGGGCGAGGACGTGCTCTCGCTCTCCGACGCCGAGCGCCACTCGCGGCGCGGCAAGGAGATGAGCATGATAATGCAGGACCCGATGACGAGTCTCAACCCCGTCCTGACGGTCGGCGAGCAGATGATGGACGTGCTGAAGTGGCAGGGGCGACCGCGCCTGTCGCTGTCGAAACTCGTCCGCGACGCGCTGTCCACCGGCGCGAAAGCCGAACACCGGAAGCGGGCCATCGAGATGCTCGGCGAGGTCGAAATCTCGGCCCCCGAACGCGTCTTCGAGAGCTACCCGGTCGAACTCTCCGGAGGGATGCGCCAGCGCGTCCTCATCGCCATCGCGCTCCTGTCGGAGCCGGACCTGCTCATCGCCGACGAACCGGGGACCGCCCTCGACGTGACGACCGAGGCGAAGGTGCTCGACCTCCTCGACGAACTCGTCGAAGAGCGCGACACGAGCGTCCTCTACATCACCCACGACCTCGGCGTCGCCCGCGAGGTCAGCGACCGAATCAACGTGATGTACGCGGGCGAAATCGTCGAACAAGCGCCGACCGCCGACCTGTTTGCGAACCCACAGCACCCCTACACCCGCGGGCTGTTAGAGAGCATCCCGACGCTCTCGACCGGCATCGGCGACGGCATCGAGGGGCACCTGCCCGACTACACGAACCCGCCGGCCGGCTGTCGGTTCGCCGACCGCTGTCCGCACGCGGAGGCGGCCTGCCACGAGGCGTACCCGTACCCGCGGCAGACCGGCGCCGACCACGCGACCGCGTGCCACCTGTTCGACGGACTCCCGGCCCGCGAGCGTCACGAGTCGCTCGCCGCGGAACGGGTCGATATCGGCACCGCGCCGTGGCTGTCTGCTGGTGGTGACACCCATAGCGGCGACGCCCCCGGCGACATCTCCGCCGACGGGGGGACGGACCAATGA
- a CDS encoding ABC transporter permease — MSTKTSIPFLDTESAARRERIRQLKRGFRTFAGNKLSLVGLAMILTLVVAALLAPYIAPFPEHAGAGVYFDQASEPPSATHLMGTDTTGRDIFSRVLFGARLSLLMSGIVLSIAISIGVTLGLIAGYLGGTTNTVIMRVTDIFLAIPPTLLAMAVVAATGASLFNVMVAIAFSWWSWYARLVQGEVLSIKEDEFIESSRALGSGWMRTTFREILPNVVSPITVKATLDMGFVILVGAGLSFLGLGAQPPTPTWGAMIAQGRNYVTSFWWIAVFPGLAISFAVLGFNFIGDGLRDVLDVEVD; from the coding sequence GTGTCCACGAAGACCTCCATTCCGTTTCTCGACACCGAGAGCGCCGCCCGGAGAGAGCGGATTCGACAGCTCAAACGCGGCTTTCGGACCTTCGCGGGCAACAAGCTCTCGCTCGTCGGACTGGCGATGATTCTGACGCTCGTCGTCGCGGCGCTCCTCGCGCCGTACATCGCGCCGTTCCCCGAACACGCCGGCGCGGGCGTCTACTTCGACCAGGCGAGCGAGCCGCCGAGCGCGACGCACCTGATGGGCACCGACACGACCGGCCGCGACATCTTCAGCCGCGTCCTGTTCGGGGCGCGCCTGTCGCTCCTGATGAGCGGTATCGTCCTCTCTATCGCCATCTCTATCGGCGTGACGCTCGGGCTCATCGCGGGCTACCTCGGCGGGACGACGAACACCGTCATCATGCGGGTGACGGACATCTTCCTCGCCATCCCGCCCACGCTCCTCGCCATGGCGGTGGTCGCCGCGACCGGCGCGTCGCTGTTCAACGTCATGGTCGCCATCGCCTTCTCGTGGTGGTCGTGGTACGCCCGCCTCGTGCAGGGCGAGGTGCTCTCGATAAAGGAAGACGAGTTCATCGAGTCGAGCCGTGCGCTCGGGTCGGGGTGGATGCGGACGACGTTCAGGGAGATTCTCCCGAACGTGGTCAGCCCCATCACGGTCAAAGCGACCCTCGACATGGGCTTCGTCATCCTCGTCGGCGCGGGCCTGTCGTTCCTCGGCCTCGGCGCGCAACCGCCGACGCCGACGTGGGGCGCGATGATTGCGCAGGGCCGCAACTACGTCACGAGCTTCTGGTGGATCGCCGTGTTCCCCGGGCTGGCGATTTCGTTCGCCGTCCTCGGGTTCAACTTCATCGGCGACGGCCTGCGCGACGTGCTCGACGTGGAGGTGGACTGA
- a CDS encoding ABC transporter permease → MSYVDYLVRRAIHSVPVIFGLSVLIFLISRVIPGDPVRLALGPEATDQQVAALRAEMGLDQPLPMQYADWLFGVVQGDWGMSLRTNNNVFSDIVARLPATLELTVVTLFFAVLLAIPFGVVAGTNKDRWQDHLSRITALFGVSMPRFWVAIVLQIVFVVSLGLLPLSGRLSDGVAPPPAVTRLYLVDSLIAGQFGTFLDAATHLLLPTVALGLATLAQVMRLIRSDMIDEQRKDYVLAARAYGLPNTLIEYKYMLQNAFTSSLTVVGLAFGFLLGNAFLVEIVFAWPGMARYGVQAILYQDFNAIVGVTIVVGIGFVTANFVVDLLYGYLDPRVRLEEG, encoded by the coding sequence ATGTCATACGTAGATTACCTCGTTCGGCGCGCAATCCACTCGGTCCCCGTCATCTTCGGGCTGTCAGTGCTCATCTTCCTGATATCCCGCGTGATTCCGGGCGACCCCGTTCGATTGGCGCTCGGACCGGAAGCAACTGACCAGCAAGTCGCGGCACTCCGGGCCGAGATGGGCCTCGACCAGCCGCTGCCGATGCAGTACGCCGACTGGCTGTTCGGCGTCGTGCAGGGCGACTGGGGAATGTCGCTTCGGACGAACAACAACGTCTTTTCCGACATCGTCGCCCGCCTGCCCGCGACGCTCGAACTGACCGTCGTCACGCTGTTTTTCGCCGTGTTACTGGCGATTCCGTTCGGCGTCGTCGCCGGGACCAACAAGGACCGCTGGCAGGACCACCTCTCGCGCATCACCGCCCTGTTCGGCGTGTCGATGCCGCGGTTTTGGGTCGCTATCGTCCTCCAAATCGTCTTCGTCGTCAGCCTCGGGCTGTTGCCCCTCTCGGGGCGGCTCAGCGACGGCGTGGCACCTCCGCCGGCGGTCACGCGCCTGTATCTGGTCGACAGCCTCATCGCCGGCCAGTTCGGGACGTTCCTCGACGCGGCCACGCACCTCCTGTTGCCGACCGTCGCGCTCGGCCTCGCCACGCTGGCGCAGGTGATGCGGCTCATCCGCTCGGACATGATTGACGAGCAGCGCAAGGACTACGTCCTCGCCGCGCGGGCCTACGGCCTTCCGAACACCCTCATCGAATACAAGTACATGCTGCAAAACGCCTTTACGAGTTCACTCACGGTGGTCGGCCTCGCCTTCGGATTCCTCCTCGGGAACGCGTTCCTCGTGGAAATCGTCTTCGCGTGGCCGGGGATGGCGCGCTACGGCGTCCAAGCCATCCTCTACCAGGACTTCAACGCCATCGTCGGCGTCACCATCGTGGTCGGTATCGGCTTCGTGACCGCCAACTTCGTGGTCGACCTGCTGTACGGCTACCTCGACCCGCGGGTGCGGCTGGAGGAGGGATAG
- a CDS encoding ABC transporter substrate-binding protein, translating to MATGNIERRKLLKLIGAGATSVALAGCQGAQQTETTDGSSGSDSTTTEQTSDGGSGGGSNDFHFVAGQVFGTLDPAEQVDYTQGLAAQNLYDELITVDAETLQPTAHIAESWDTEDEGKTWVFTVRDDVTFSDGTPLTADDVAYSLTRMLELQRGYSSFWLDYLDPSNITVRDEQTVAFEFNQAYGPALATFVQFYIVNSTVVQENEQDGDYGNTYLQSNSAGSGAYVLDNWEQGNSIEATAYEDYWKGWSEDSFDTFRSTVITEESTIKTTMQQGEGDMTDQYMGTQAYAEMDSYSNVRVPEVPQLQLFHFPLNCQKAPTDDINVRKAIAYAFDYDSAVNDIIGGGGVAAGPVPREMAGHNDDLVPMEQDLDKAKEFLDKADYSVDEINEIGLEHVVVAGTELQRQMGLLNQAGLNELGIDLEINPLQWARLTDRATSAESTAHMTNIFHTAKMPSPDSHTYLMYHPSSFGSYISQSWYSTDEIAATLEEARKSTDLQSRLEKYEEAQALIVEGMPSVYIANPPYRIGINENVEGWQYRGVMSFDWDVHSMTRSGEGRAK from the coding sequence ATGGCAACCGGCAACATAGAACGCAGAAAACTGCTGAAGCTCATCGGTGCGGGAGCGACGAGCGTCGCGCTCGCAGGCTGTCAGGGGGCCCAGCAGACCGAGACCACCGACGGGAGTTCCGGGAGCGACTCGACCACGACTGAACAGACGAGCGACGGCGGAAGCGGCGGGGGCAGCAACGACTTCCACTTCGTCGCCGGGCAGGTCTTCGGGACGCTCGACCCCGCAGAGCAGGTCGACTACACGCAGGGGCTCGCGGCGCAGAACCTCTACGACGAACTCATCACGGTCGACGCCGAGACGCTCCAGCCGACGGCGCACATCGCCGAGAGCTGGGACACCGAAGACGAGGGGAAGACGTGGGTGTTCACCGTCCGCGACGACGTGACGTTCTCCGACGGCACGCCGCTGACCGCCGACGACGTGGCGTACTCGCTCACCCGGATGCTGGAACTCCAGCGCGGCTACTCGTCGTTCTGGCTCGACTACCTCGACCCCTCGAACATCACCGTCCGCGACGAGCAGACGGTCGCCTTCGAGTTCAATCAGGCGTACGGGCCGGCGCTGGCGACGTTCGTCCAGTTTTACATCGTCAACAGCACCGTCGTCCAGGAGAACGAGCAGGACGGCGACTACGGAAACACCTATCTCCAGAGCAACTCCGCCGGGTCGGGCGCGTACGTCCTCGACAACTGGGAGCAAGGCAACTCCATCGAGGCGACCGCCTACGAGGACTACTGGAAGGGCTGGAGCGAGGACAGCTTCGACACGTTCCGTTCGACGGTCATCACCGAGGAGTCCACCATCAAGACGACGATGCAGCAGGGCGAAGGCGACATGACCGACCAGTACATGGGCACGCAGGCGTACGCGGAGATGGACTCGTACTCCAACGTCCGCGTCCCCGAGGTGCCGCAGCTGCAGTTGTTCCACTTCCCGCTGAACTGCCAGAAGGCACCGACCGACGACATCAACGTCCGGAAGGCCATCGCCTACGCCTTCGACTACGACAGCGCCGTCAACGACATCATCGGCGGCGGCGGCGTCGCGGCCGGGCCGGTCCCCCGCGAGATGGCGGGCCACAACGACGACCTCGTCCCGATGGAACAGGACCTCGACAAGGCCAAGGAGTTCCTCGACAAGGCGGACTACTCCGTCGACGAAATCAACGAAATCGGCCTCGAACACGTCGTCGTCGCCGGCACCGAACTCCAGCGCCAGATGGGGCTTCTCAACCAGGCCGGGCTGAACGAACTCGGCATCGACCTCGAAATCAACCCGCTGCAGTGGGCCCGCCTCACCGACCGCGCGACGAGCGCCGAGTCGACCGCCCACATGACGAACATCTTCCACACGGCGAAGATGCCGTCGCCGGACAGTCACACCTACCTGATGTACCACCCCTCCTCGTTCGGGTCGTACATCTCCCAGTCGTGGTACTCCACCGACGAAATCGCGGCCACCCTCGAAGAGGCGCGCAAGTCTACCGACCTCCAGTCGCGGCTGGAGAAGTACGAGGAGGCGCAGGCGCTCATCGTCGAGGGCATGCCCAGCGTCTACATCGCCAACCCGCCGTACCGCATCGGCATCAACGAGAACGTCGAGGGCTGGCAGTACCGCGGCGTGATGTCGTTCGACTGGGACGTCCACTCCATGACTCGCAGCGGCGAGGGCCGGGCGAAGTAG
- a CDS encoding Lrp/AsnC family transcriptional regulator → MPDSQEWIEDPRVVELLEDRMDKKDYLIFRELNKDGRISDTELADRVGLSRTAARRRRKMLQEDGILEIFALLVFRAADYPYAEVHISYDKGSTNDEITAFIERLLDEGLVYEVAECIGEYDLLIRVWQSSLSSINSYVRELLQDSDVVDTYTIVPITDSYKMFHRTFYRPGEEAPDAS, encoded by the coding sequence ATGCCCGATTCGCAGGAGTGGATAGAGGACCCGCGCGTTGTCGAACTTCTCGAAGACCGGATGGACAAGAAGGACTATCTCATCTTCCGTGAACTGAACAAGGACGGGCGAATCTCGGACACGGAGCTGGCCGACCGCGTCGGCCTCTCTCGGACGGCCGCGCGGCGGCGACGCAAGATGCTCCAAGAGGACGGCATCCTCGAAATATTCGCGCTGTTGGTCTTTCGGGCGGCCGACTACCCCTACGCCGAGGTCCACATCTCGTACGACAAGGGTTCCACGAACGACGAAATCACGGCGTTTATCGAGCGACTCCTCGACGAGGGACTGGTGTACGAGGTCGCCGAGTGCATCGGCGAGTACGACCTGCTGATTCGTGTCTGGCAGTCTTCCCTGAGCAGTATCAACAGCTACGTCCGCGAACTCCTGCAGGACAGCGACGTGGTCGACACCTACACCATCGTCCCCATCACCGACTCGTACAAGATGTTCCACCGGACGTTCTACAGGCCGGGCGAAGAGGCCCCCGACGCGTCGTAA
- a CDS encoding winged helix-turn-helix domain-containing protein, whose amino-acid sequence MRQLLWWLVGGTRGGKNRLRIIRALNERPVNTNQLSNELDLNYKTVQHHLEMLTENGVLTTSGEEYGKLFFLTPKMDDNLDLLDDIAEQTDIEDEDA is encoded by the coding sequence ATGAGGCAGTTGCTGTGGTGGCTCGTCGGCGGGACTCGCGGCGGGAAGAACCGTCTCAGAATCATCCGCGCGCTGAACGAGCGCCCGGTGAACACGAACCAGCTCTCGAACGAACTCGACTTGAACTACAAGACCGTCCAGCACCACCTGGAGATGCTCACGGAGAACGGCGTCCTCACCACCAGCGGCGAGGAGTACGGCAAACTGTTCTTCTTGACGCCCAAGATGGACGACAACCTCGACCTCCTCGACGATATCGCGGAACAGACCGACATCGAGGACGAGGATGCATGA
- a CDS encoding ABC transporter ATP-binding protein: MSVIELKDVVKRYQSGTETIEALKGVDFRADRGEMVTVIGPSGSGKSTMLNMIGLLDTPTEGHVRLDAREVTDFSEDELTEERRTGIGFVFQDFHLLPMLTAVENVELPSMWDTSVDRHDRAVDLLERVGLGDRLDHTPGQLSGGQQQRVAVARSLINEPDILLADEPTGNLDQDTGKTILEELTRLKEDENVAIVAVTHDDQMLDYTDTTVRIVDGVIQEVSRP, encoded by the coding sequence ATGAGCGTCATCGAACTCAAGGACGTCGTCAAGCGCTACCAGAGCGGAACGGAGACCATCGAGGCGCTCAAGGGCGTGGACTTCCGCGCCGACCGCGGCGAGATGGTCACCGTCATCGGCCCTTCGGGTTCGGGCAAGAGTACCATGCTCAACATGATTGGACTGCTCGACACGCCGACCGAGGGCCACGTCCGCCTCGATGCCCGCGAGGTGACCGACTTCAGCGAGGACGAACTCACCGAAGAGCGCCGGACCGGAATCGGGTTCGTGTTTCAGGACTTCCACCTACTCCCGATGCTGACGGCGGTCGAGAACGTCGAACTCCCCTCGATGTGGGACACCTCGGTAGACAGGCACGACCGGGCGGTCGACCTCCTCGAACGGGTCGGGCTCGGCGACCGCCTCGACCACACGCCCGGACAGCTCTCCGGCGGCCAGCAACAGCGCGTCGCGGTCGCGCGGTCGCTCATCAACGAGCCGGACATCCTCTTGGCAGACGAGCCGACAGGGAACCTCGACCAGGACACCGGGAAGACGATTCTCGAAGAGCTGACGCGGCTGAAGGAAGACGAGAACGTCGCCATCGTCGCGGTCACCCACGACGACCAGATGCTCGACTACACCGACACCACCGTCCGCATCGTCGACGGCGTCATTCAAGAGGTGAGCCGACCGTGA